In Mytilus edulis chromosome 7, xbMytEdul2.2, whole genome shotgun sequence, a single genomic region encodes these proteins:
- the LOC139482205 gene encoding uncharacterized protein — MFQIFAVCLITSMVFGNPITNDIEDLVTKKYNEVLNQEIEKGIGSSKILELPHKMQEFLKNVGEYQLPLVQSQIKEEVKEYSNDVRQFVEGEVKNYIEPLKISEFVSNHLRRHRRDDDEMPNYLDHFYGGLGK; from the exons ATGTTTCAAATATTCGCAGTTTGTCTTATCACATCAATGGTATTTGGTAATCCAATTACAAATGACA TTGAGGATTTGGTTACAAAGAAATACAATGAAGTTTTAAATCAAGAAATTGAAAAAGGAATTGGTTCCTCTAAAATTTTAGA ACTTCCTCACAAGATGCAAGAGTTTTTGAAAAACGTAGGAGAATATCAGCTCCCATTGGTACAAAGTCAAATAAAAGAAGAAGTGAAAGAATACAGT AATGACGTGAGACAATTTGTAGAGGGTGAAGTAAAGAATTATATTGAACCATTGAAGATTTCTGAGTTTGTATCCAACCATCTTCGTCGCCACAGACGTGATGATGATGAGATGCCCAACTACTTAGATCACTTTTATGGCGGACTTG GCAAATAA
- the LOC139482229 gene encoding E3 ubiquitin-protein ligase rfwd3.S-like isoform X2 produces MSDIDVEGSDDEIIVVTESPERHIDIDVEAVTDEELFPDSEGEDNDSDVSIVSEVNVEDSDDEDVEVDVDTLPNHEENQQVLPSVGAATVVDSGAQSSRSTLPGVITLPPLPSLNLETNTETSVESITNITIQSNAVTTMDSVHNITMQPITTSSSNSLSTILSSSSSSNQPSTSVSMETTGSSVPHSASNQPSTSAAPVDMGTTGSGGSNSSPNQPSTSSAPSVAMETAGNGGPYLGAPSTLSTVLSSVSATNAVQVIQGHTDSPRDFRSPKRRRIMTPEKPGGGEPEDEGNCCPICFEEWTSSGNHRLASLKCGHLFGQSCIDKWLKGQGGKCPQCNSKAKRQDIRVLYAKCLKVVDTTERDRALQDLEKEKEGRRRSEMEAAQIRMQYQMTVGDNNKLRTEIAKLREQLQNVRSQPSQMSINSSQSNVSDNHTSTQSDGQFILDKTIKIWDGGNCRVMAYSPSLATLVVSQPSASSLFPGFGIKKISTLDFKTSQYLTIHSKTIRDVSFHPNVDDGILLSCALDKTVKMTSVISNAVVQTYETQLPSWSCVWNADDRNFFYVGMQNGRVLEYDIRNTIEHVQELNTEGSRSPVASLQYVPSDMNAMFRCGGLLVGQLDKVSFYEKKQDQHKLHILPVEGSLSSQCFEPNTRHLLCSFKPSQKHAAVRHQLCEMNCVNISGDPTTLDMSCSCDIVQTFHAGRTQTLLSKSVLLPHPTMENNMLVCAGEESTQSLHIWDCGKSQLKQRLRTDGAVLDICAIKTNNMTYLAALTDKILKVFKWC; encoded by the exons ATGTCTGACATTGATGTGGAAGGTTCCGATGATGAAATTATAGTTGTAACAGAATCACCAGAGCGGCACATTGATATTGACGTGGAGGCAGTGACAGACGAAGAATTATTTCCAGATTCCGAG GGAGAAGACAATGATTCGGATGTCAGTATCGTGTCAGAGGTCAACGTAGAGGACAGTGATGATGAAGATGTAGAAGTAGACGTAGACACACTTCCAAATCAT GAAGAAAACCAACAAGTGCTGCCATCTGTTGGAGCAGCTACAGTTGTGGATTCAGGAGCTCAATCATCCAGGTCAACATTACCTGGTGTTATTACCCTGCCACCACTTCCTAGTCTGAATTTAGAAACAAATACGGAGACATCTGTTGAATCCATCACTAACATCACCATCCAATCAAATGCTGTCACAACAATGGATTCTGTCCACAATATCACCATGCAGCCCATCACAACATCCTCGTCAAACTCTTTATCTACAATCTtatcatcatcatcttcatccAATCAACCATCAAcatctgtttccatggaaacaacagGTAGTAGTGTTCCTCATTCTGCATCTAATCAACCATCAACATCTGCTGCACCAGTTGACATGGGAACAACTGGAAGCGGTGGTTCTAACTCTTCACCTAATCAGCCATCAACATCATCTGCTCCatctgttgccatggaaacagcaggaAATGGTGGTCCTTACTTAGGAGCACCTTCAACACTGTCTACAGTATTATCTTCTGTATCAGCCACCAATGCTGTGCAGGTTATTCAGGGTCATACAGATTCACCTAGAGATTTCAGGTCACCAAAACGACGGAGGATAATGACGCCAGAGAAACCTGGTGGTGGTGAACCAGAGGACGAAGGCAAT TGCTGTCCTATATGTTTTGAAGAATGGACAAGTTCTGGTAATCACAGACTAGCTTCATTAAAATGTGGTCATCTTTTTGGACAGAG ttgTATAGATAAATGGTTGAAAGGTCAAGGAGGAAAGTGCCCTCAGTGTAATTCTAAAGCTAAAAGACAAGACATTCGAGTGTTATATGCTAAATGTTTAAAG GTTGTAGATACTACAGAAAGGGATAGAGCTCTCCAGGacttagaaaaagaaaaagaggGCAGGAGGAGAAGTGAAATGGAGGCTGCACAAATAAGAATGCAGTATCAGATGACTGTCGGAGACAATAACAAGCTACGGACAGAGATTGCAAAGTTACGAGAACAACTACAAAATGTCAG atcACAGCCATCACAGATGTCTATAAATTCATCGCAGTCAAATGTATCAGATAATCATACCTCTACACAGAGTGATGGACAGTTTATCTTGgacaaaacaatcaaaatatGGGAT ggagGAAACTGTCGTGTGATGGCATACAGTCCATCATTAGCCACACTTGTTGTATCTCAGCCGTCAGCAAGTTCTCTCTTTCCAGGATTTGGAATTAAGAAG ATAAGTACGCTGGATTTCAAAACTTCACAGTATTTAACTATCCACAGTAAGACTATCCGTGATGTAAGCTTCCATCCTAACGTAGACGATGGTATTTTACTTAGTTGTGCTTTAGACAAGACGGTCAAGATGACCAGTGTTATAAGTAATGCTGTCGTACAAAC ATATGAAACCCAGTTACCATCCTGGAGTTGTGTTTGGAACGCTGATGATAGAAACTTTTTTTATGTTGGCATGCAGAATGGTCGTGTGTTAGAGTATGATATACGTAACACGATTGAGCATGTCCAAGAATTGAATACTGAAGGAAGTAGGTCACCTGTAGCCTCACTTCAGTATGTACCAAGTGATATGAATGCTATGTTTAG atGTGGTGGTCTTTTGGTAGGTCAGCTTGATAAAGTTAGCTTCTATGAGAAGAAACAAGACCAACACAAACTACATATATTACCTGTTGAGG GTAGTTTATCAAGTCAGTGTTTTGAACCAAATACAAGACATTTGTTGTGTAGTTTCAAACCATCACAAAAACATGCTGCGGTTCGTCATCAGTTATGTGAAATGAATTGTGTAAACATTAGTGGTGATCCTACAACATTAGATATGTCATGTTCCTGTGATATTGTACAAACATTCCATGCAGGACGTACACAAACTTTACTCAGTAAATCTGTGTTATTACCTCATCCTACTATGGAAAATAATATGCTTGTGTGTGCCGGAGAGGAATCTACACAATCG TTGCATATATGGGACTGTGGGAAAAGTCAGCTAAAACAGAGATTACGGACAGATGGCGCTGTATTAGATATCtgtgcaataaaaacaaataacatgaCTTATCTTGCAGCGCTGACAGACAAAATCCTTAAAGTGTTTAAATGGTGCTag